The DNA region CTCGCGTACTGGCCCGTGTGGGCCGCTGCCGTCTGGACCCTGGACGAGGCGGTCCGCGCCCGCGTCCCGTTCGGCGGCTTCCCCTGGGGCAAGATCGCCTTCGGACAGGCCGACAGTGTGTTCCTGCCGATCGCCGCGCTCGGCGGCACGCCACTGCTGTCCTTCGCCGTGGTGCTGTGCGGCTTCGGGCTCCTGGCGGTCGTGCGCCAGGTCCGTGCGTACCGCGCGACCGGCACCGTCGCCCGCACCGCTGTGGTGGCGGCGGTCGTCACCGTCGCGGCCCCCGTCGTGGCGGCACTCGCCTCCCTCCCGCTCGTCGACGACTCGGCCGAGGAGGGCACCGCCACCGTGGCCGCGATCCAGGGCAACGTGCCGCGCCTGGGGCTCGACTTCAACTCCCAGCGCCGCGCGGTCCTGGACAACCACGCCGCCCGTACGGAGCAGCTCGCACGGGACGTCCGGGCGGGCAAGGCGCCCCAGCCCGACTTCGTCCTGTGGCCGGAGAACTCCTCCGACCTCGACCCGTACCGCAACCCCGACGCCCGGGAGGTGATCGACAAGGCCGTGCGGGCCATCGGCGTCCCCACCGTCATCGGCGCCGTCCTGACACCCGACACGGGGGATCTCCGTAACACCCTGATCCAGTGGGACCCGGAGAGCGGCCCCGTCGACACGTACGACAAGCGGCACATCCAGCCGTTCGGCGAGTACATGCCGATGCGGTCGTTCGTACGCCTCTTCAGCAAGGACGTCGACCGGGTGCAGCGGGACTTCGGGTCCGGGAGCAAGGTCGGCGTGTTCGACCTGGCGGGCACCGAGGTCGGGTTCGTCACCTGCTACGAGGCCGCGTTCGACGACGCCGTACGGGACACCGTCGAGCACGGTGGCCGGCTGATCGCCGTCCCGAGCAACAACGCGACCTTCGGGCGCAGCGAGATGACCTACCAGCAGCTGGCGATGTCCCAGGTACGGGCGGTCGAGCACGGCCGCTCCGTCGTCGTACCCGTCACCAGCGGGGTCAGCGCCGTCATCCGGCCGGACGGCACGATCGTGCGTAAGACCGCGATGTTCACCCCGGACGCCCTGGTCGACGAGGTGCCGC from Streptomyces sp. B1I3 includes:
- the lnt gene encoding apolipoprotein N-acyltransferase is translated as MSATITTVEPPSAPAPRGRKPWQRLVRPAAAVLSGALLYASFPPRPLWWLVLPGFALLGWVLSARRLRAALGLGLLAGLGFMLPLLHWTGEEVGPVPWLALAFAEALFIAVGCVGIAAVSRLAYWPVWAAAVWTLDEAVRARVPFGGFPWGKIAFGQADSVFLPIAALGGTPLLSFAVVLCGFGLLAVVRQVRAYRATGTVARTAVVAAVVTVAAPVVAALASLPLVDDSAEEGTATVAAIQGNVPRLGLDFNSQRRAVLDNHAARTEQLARDVRAGKAPQPDFVLWPENSSDLDPYRNPDAREVIDKAVRAIGVPTVIGAVLTPDTGDLRNTLIQWDPESGPVDTYDKRHIQPFGEYMPMRSFVRLFSKDVDRVQRDFGSGSKVGVFDLAGTEVGFVTCYEAAFDDAVRDTVEHGGRLIAVPSNNATFGRSEMTYQQLAMSQVRAVEHGRSVVVPVTSGVSAVIRPDGTIVRKTAMFTPDALVDEVPLRSSLTPATRLGALPEGLLALVAVAGLGWVTIRSVRTRKDRRTGPGDVPAAT